The Lynx canadensis isolate LIC74 chromosome D1, mLynCan4.pri.v2, whole genome shotgun sequence genome has a segment encoding these proteins:
- the LOC115525989 gene encoding glycine N-phenylacetyltransferase-like, translated as MYHLQGPQVLQMLKKSLRKSLPESLKVYTTVFHMNQGNPFKLKAVVDKWPDFTTVVIRPQKQEMTDDFDHYTNTYQIYYKNPTNCQEFLGASDVINWKQHLQIQSSQSSLNEVIKNIAAAKLVKVKQDQAIMYMMSETASKLIPSLLEAKNLPAKSGRPKAINQEMFKLSSLDVTHTALVDKFWRFGGNERSQRFIERCIQTFPTFCLLGPEGTPVSWSLMDQTGEIRMGGTVPEYRAQGFSTYVMDAHTRTMDKLDYPAYYHTLITNKIIQKISHRLCHIIMPCDWNQWHCEPL; from the exons ATGTACCACTTACAAGGCCCCCAAGTGCTGCAGATGCTAAAGAAATCCTTGAGGAAGAGCCTCCCTGAGTCCTTAAAG GTTTATACAACTGTCTTCCACATGAACCAGGGAAACCCGTTCAAGTTAAAGGCCGTGGTGGACAAATGGCCCGATTTTACAACAGTGGTTATCCGCCCTCAGAAGCAG GAAATGACAGATGATTTTGATCACTACACCAACACCTACCAAATCTATTATAAGAATCCCACAAACTGCCAAGAATTCCTTGGTGCATCAGATGTCATCAATTGGAAGCAACATTTGCAGATCCAAA GTTCACAGTCCAGCCTGAACGAGGTGATAAAAAATATTGCAGCTGCTAAATTGGTCAAGGTCAAGCAAGATCAAGCCATTATGTATATGATGTCTGAGACAGCAAGTAAACTGATCCCTTCCCTGCTGGAGGCAAAGAACTTACCTGCTAAATCTGGCAGACCCAAGGCCAT TAACCAAGAGATGTTTAAACTCTCCTCCCTGGATGTTACCCACACTGCCTTGGTGGATAAATTCTGGCGTTTTGGTGGGAATGAGAGGAGCCAGAGATTCATCGAGCGCTGTATCCAGACCTTCCCCACCTTCTGCCTTCTGGGGCCTGAGGGGACCCCTGTATCCTGGAGCCTGATGGATCAGACAGGAGAGATACGGATGGGGGGTACTGTGCCTGAGTACCGGGCCCAGGGTTTCTCCACCTATGTCATGGATGCTCACACTCGCACTATGGACAAACTTGACTACCCTGCATATTACCATACACTCATAACCAACAAAATCATACAGAAAATCAGTCACCGTCTGTGCCATATCATCATGCCCTGTGACTGGAACCAGTGGCACTGTGAGCCTCTGTGA